The following are encoded in a window of Halosolutus halophilus genomic DNA:
- a CDS encoding J domain-containing protein, translating into MAAVGKRQAGCDGCGQTVPLEELTTVTMPDGDAAVCCPACVPHARAAAEKPASLDQRRGTCDGCTGEFLESQLEAVTLPDGTTVDCCSSCIADAPQRDGDGADETTGADGTESETESLCRQCHELVREELFRVTTIDGRNERLCASCKDEAEEAGVVRDVELRKSRAREILDVEQGASDDAIREAYHEHVKRAHPDHKSGSRSAFQLVKNAYDRLREAEFDR; encoded by the coding sequence ATGGCTGCAGTCGGGAAACGTCAAGCTGGCTGTGACGGGTGCGGCCAGACGGTGCCGCTCGAGGAGTTGACGACCGTGACGATGCCGGACGGTGACGCGGCCGTCTGCTGTCCCGCATGTGTCCCCCACGCACGAGCGGCTGCCGAGAAGCCCGCCTCGCTCGACCAGCGCCGCGGAACCTGTGACGGCTGTACTGGCGAGTTCCTCGAATCGCAACTCGAGGCGGTGACGCTGCCCGATGGCACGACGGTCGATTGCTGCTCCTCCTGTATCGCCGACGCGCCCCAGCGAGACGGCGACGGAGCCGACGAGACGACGGGGGCCGACGGCACCGAGAGCGAAACCGAATCGCTCTGTCGACAGTGCCACGAGTTGGTTCGCGAGGAACTGTTCCGGGTGACCACGATCGACGGCCGCAACGAACGGCTGTGTGCGTCCTGCAAAGACGAGGCCGAGGAGGCCGGGGTCGTCAGGGACGTCGAACTGCGGAAGTCCCGCGCCCGCGAGATCCTCGACGTCGAGCAGGGAGCCAGCGACGACGCGATCCGCGAGGCGTATCACGAACACGTCAAGCGCGCCCACCCGGACCACAAGAGCGGCAGTCGATCGGCGTTTCAACTGGTCAAAAACGCTTACGACCGCCTTCGAGAGGCAGAGTTCGACCGCTGA
- a CDS encoding DUF3054 domain-containing protein gives MDTASRTTTRDGLVDRETLLLGAVDVSVVVAFVVVGLLSHGTDPITEPLAALETVAPFVVGWLAIAPLAGVYTMRSTSLAHVTRVTTVAWIGAANVGLILRSSPLFEGGSVWPFNLVITGFGLLTLVAWRVGYAVVASPDS, from the coding sequence ATGGACACGGCATCTCGGACGACGACGCGTGACGGACTCGTCGACCGCGAGACGCTCCTGCTCGGGGCGGTCGACGTCTCCGTCGTCGTCGCGTTCGTCGTCGTCGGACTGCTGAGTCACGGCACCGATCCGATCACGGAACCGCTCGCCGCTCTCGAGACGGTCGCCCCGTTCGTCGTCGGCTGGCTCGCGATCGCACCCCTCGCGGGGGTCTACACGATGCGTTCGACGTCGCTCGCTCACGTGACTCGCGTGACGACCGTCGCCTGGATCGGGGCCGCCAACGTCGGGTTGATTCTCCGATCGTCGCCGCTGTTCGAGGGGGGCTCGGTCTGGCCGTTCAACCTCGTCATAACCGGGTTCGGCTTGCTGACCCTGGTCGCGTGGCGAGTCGGCTACGCCGTGGTCGCGAGTCCCGACTCCTGA